A single region of the Thioalkalivibrio nitratireducens DSM 14787 genome encodes:
- the ntrC gene encoding nitrogen regulation protein NR(I) — protein sequence MKTSIWVIDDDDSIRWVLERALSRAGLDARGFESADLAWSALEQDEAPDVIVADIRMPGLNGLDFLARVRNRPDHPPVIIMTAFSDLESAVAAYQTGAFEYLPKPFDLDEAVGLVRRALQARRESRVSAGDEAGPPAAIIGEAPAMQELFRAIGRLSRSNITVLVNGESGTGKELVARALHQHSPRAHQPLIALNTAAIPKDLLESELFGHERGAFTGASQGRKGRFEQADGGTLFLDEIGDMPFDLQTRLLRVLSDGTFYRVGGHTPIRVDVRIIAATHQDLEDRVAAGLFREDLFHRLNVIRIHVPALRERPEDIPLLIRHFMLEAARDLDVEPKLMRPEVVAELQRMRWPGNVRQLENTCRWLTVMASGREVHLEDLPPELRGQPAQESTDSGTRVAPVRDWTRELAERAREHWRSGSRGVLAVVQPQFERTLILEALAMTDGHRQQAAALLGWGRNTLTRKIQELGIDRPDPR from the coding sequence ATGAAAACGTCCATCTGGGTCATCGACGACGACGATTCGATTCGCTGGGTGCTCGAGCGTGCGCTGAGCCGCGCGGGCCTCGACGCCCGCGGCTTCGAATCGGCCGATCTGGCCTGGAGCGCTCTGGAGCAGGACGAGGCGCCGGACGTGATCGTCGCCGACATCCGGATGCCGGGTTTGAACGGGCTGGATTTCCTGGCCCGCGTGCGCAACCGTCCGGATCACCCGCCAGTGATCATCATGACCGCGTTCTCGGATCTGGAAAGCGCGGTCGCAGCCTACCAGACCGGGGCTTTCGAATACCTGCCGAAGCCGTTCGACCTGGACGAGGCGGTGGGCCTGGTCCGCCGGGCGCTGCAGGCGCGCCGCGAGAGCAGGGTCAGCGCCGGTGACGAGGCCGGGCCGCCCGCCGCCATCATTGGCGAGGCGCCGGCGATGCAGGAGCTGTTCCGTGCGATCGGCCGGTTATCGCGGTCGAACATCACCGTGCTGGTGAATGGCGAGTCCGGCACCGGCAAGGAGCTGGTGGCCCGCGCGCTGCACCAGCACAGCCCGCGTGCGCACCAGCCACTGATCGCGCTGAACACTGCCGCGATCCCGAAGGATCTGCTCGAAAGCGAGCTGTTCGGTCACGAGCGGGGCGCGTTCACCGGTGCAAGTCAGGGCCGCAAGGGGCGCTTCGAACAAGCCGACGGCGGCACGTTGTTCCTGGACGAGATCGGCGATATGCCCTTTGACCTGCAGACGCGCCTGCTGCGGGTACTGTCGGACGGCACCTTCTACCGTGTTGGCGGGCATACCCCGATCCGGGTCGATGTGCGCATCATCGCTGCCACGCACCAGGACCTTGAGGACCGGGTGGCCGCGGGCCTGTTCCGGGAAGACCTGTTCCACCGGTTGAACGTGATCCGCATCCATGTGCCCGCGCTGCGTGAGCGCCCCGAGGACATCCCGCTGCTGATCCGCCATTTCATGCTGGAGGCCGCCCGCGACCTGGACGTTGAACCCAAGCTGATGCGGCCCGAGGTCGTCGCCGAACTGCAGCGGATGCGCTGGCCGGGCAACGTGCGCCAGCTGGAAAACACCTGCCGCTGGCTGACGGTGATGGCCTCCGGCCGCGAGGTTCACCTCGAGGATCTGCCGCCGGAACTGCGAGGACAGCCGGCGCAGGAGTCCACCGATTCCGGCACACGTGTTGCGCCGGTGCGCGACTGGACCCGGGAGCTTGCCGAGCGTGCGCGGGAGCACTGGCGCAGCGGGTCCCGGGGCGTGCTGGCGGTGGTGCAGCCCCAGTTTGAACGCACCCTGATCCTGGAGGCGCTGGCGATGACCGACGGCCATCGCCAGCAGGCTGCAGCGCTGCTGGGCTGGGGGCGCAACACCCTGACGCGGAAAATCCAGGAACTCGGTATCGATCGCCCCGACCCCCGCTAA
- a CDS encoding TIGR00730 family Rossman fold protein yields the protein MKKDANAPPEQPSARAHHPGLAPIDDSELTRESWKIFQIMAEFVEGFERLARIKPSVSVFGSARIPPGHPDYLLAEEIARQLSDSGFAVVSGGGPGIMEAANKGAFAGKSPSIGLNIQLPHEQQANPYQDIGLGFRHFFARKVMFVKYASAYVVLPGGFGTLDELAEILTLVQTGKSRRIPIVLVGTTFWRGLLDWFEQTLVARGTISTGDLALYSLVDTPEAAVNAIFEYYEARSFEPSAEEKQRLMEL from the coding sequence ATGAAAAAGGATGCGAATGCCCCACCGGAGCAGCCGAGTGCGCGAGCTCATCATCCAGGCCTGGCCCCGATCGACGATTCCGAGCTGACCCGGGAAAGCTGGAAGATCTTCCAGATCATGGCCGAGTTCGTCGAGGGCTTCGAACGGCTCGCGCGGATCAAGCCGTCGGTGAGTGTCTTCGGTTCGGCCAGGATTCCGCCGGGGCATCCGGACTACCTGCTCGCCGAGGAGATCGCGCGCCAGTTGTCGGATTCCGGTTTCGCGGTGGTCAGTGGCGGCGGCCCGGGCATCATGGAGGCGGCGAACAAGGGGGCGTTCGCGGGGAAATCGCCGAGCATCGGTCTGAATATCCAGCTGCCGCACGAACAACAGGCGAATCCGTACCAGGACATCGGCCTGGGGTTCCGGCACTTTTTCGCGCGCAAGGTGATGTTCGTGAAATACGCGTCCGCGTATGTGGTGCTGCCCGGGGGCTTTGGCACCCTCGACGAACTGGCCGAGATCCTGACCCTGGTCCAGACCGGTAAGTCGCGCCGGATCCCGATCGTGTTGGTCGGAACCACGTTCTGGCGCGGCCTGCTGGACTGGTTCGAGCAGACGCTGGTCGCCCGCGGTACGATTTCGACCGGCGACTTGGCGTTATACTCGCTGGTAGACACTCCCGAGGCCGCGGTCAACGCCATCTTCGAGTACTACGAGGCACGCAGCTTCGAGCCCTCGGCAGAGGAAAAGCAACGCCTGATGGAGCTCTGA
- the glnL gene encoding nitrogen regulation protein NR(II) — MNANAVPDRSGTDVCSWWDDLSTAVLVTDGRLRLISVNSAAEVLLGLSRERVVGAQLGQSLRLDRNLTGQLQHAMTLDHPLTLRARRLQPLRAQGFLADLVVSPLHDAMLPARLLIELTAIDRQQRINQEDQLRQQQAISRAVTRGLAHEIKNPLGGLRGAAQLLACELDDSALREYTRIIIREADRLRGLVDRMLGPNNLPRLEPVNVHEVLEHVRGLVSVQLPLDLRITADYDPSIPEVLADRDMLVQAILNLVQNAMQALGDHGEIRLMSRILRQYTISGERHRLVARLRVRDNGPGVPEEIRERIFFPMVTGRASGTGLGLPIAQGLVQLNNGLIECHSRPGCTDFDVLLPLESEQ; from the coding sequence ATGAATGCCAATGCTGTTCCAGACCGATCCGGTACGGACGTCTGTTCGTGGTGGGACGACCTGTCGACCGCAGTGCTGGTCACCGACGGCCGGCTGCGGCTGATTTCGGTCAACTCGGCAGCCGAGGTGCTGCTCGGCCTCAGCCGCGAGCGGGTCGTTGGGGCGCAACTCGGGCAATCGCTGCGCCTGGACCGGAACCTGACCGGGCAGTTGCAGCACGCGATGACCCTGGACCATCCGCTCACGCTGCGTGCCCGTCGCCTGCAACCGTTGCGCGCACAGGGGTTTCTCGCCGATCTGGTGGTCTCGCCGCTGCACGATGCGATGCTACCCGCGCGCCTGCTGATCGAACTCACCGCCATCGACCGCCAGCAGCGGATCAACCAGGAAGACCAGCTGCGCCAGCAGCAGGCGATCAGCCGGGCAGTGACCCGCGGGCTCGCGCACGAAATCAAGAACCCGCTGGGCGGCCTGCGCGGTGCGGCGCAGCTGTTGGCCTGCGAGCTCGACGATTCGGCGCTGCGGGAGTACACCCGGATCATCATTCGCGAGGCGGACCGCCTGCGCGGCCTGGTCGATCGCATGCTGGGACCGAACAATCTCCCACGGCTCGAGCCGGTGAACGTGCACGAGGTACTCGAGCACGTGCGTGGGCTGGTCAGCGTGCAACTGCCGCTGGATCTGCGGATCACGGCGGATTACGACCCCAGCATCCCCGAAGTGCTGGCCGATCGCGACATGCTGGTGCAGGCGATCCTCAATCTGGTGCAGAACGCGATGCAGGCACTCGGCGACCACGGCGAGATCCGCCTGATGTCCCGGATCCTGCGCCAGTACACGATCTCCGGCGAGCGCCACCGCCTGGTCGCGCGCCTGCGGGTGCGCGACAACGGCCCGGGCGTTCCCGAGGAGATCCGCGAGCGGATCTTCTTTCCGATGGTGACCGGGCGCGCATCCGGTACCGGGCTGGGTCTGCCGATCGCACAGGGCCTGGTCCAGCTGAACAACGGCCTGATCGAGTGCCACTCGCGGCCGGGATGCACCGACTTCGACGTCCTGCTGCCCCTGGAGAGCGAGCAATGA
- a CDS encoding DUF4124 domain-containing protein — translation MSASLAVASDVYRWTGPDGTPHFGDRPPTGADSERIEVRAPMGALPLPDAEEILRRPLRPVTEEPVGAPEAPTVEADPDEPDPVTRDRRSFRGR, via the coding sequence TTGAGCGCATCGCTGGCGGTCGCCAGCGACGTCTATCGCTGGACCGGTCCGGACGGAACGCCGCACTTCGGCGATCGGCCACCGACCGGGGCAGATTCGGAACGGATCGAGGTGCGTGCGCCTATGGGTGCGCTGCCGCTGCCCGACGCCGAGGAGATCCTGCGCAGGCCGCTGCGGCCCGTGACCGAGGAACCGGTGGGTGCGCCGGAAGCGCCCACCGTCGAGGCGGATCCGGACGAACCCGACCCGGTGACCCGGGATCGCCGTAGCTTCCGCGGCCGTTAG
- a CDS encoding DUF2782 domain-containing protein, which yields MRWILFAALAGLIALPAAWAQEWSDAPPPPEIAADAPPPVLDERARQLQRLEEADITLIERRDGLIREYRFGGRLFMVEVIPRYGRPYYLLDTTGDGMLDTRRPGLGPDFVPPQWILFAW from the coding sequence ATGCGCTGGATCCTGTTCGCGGCCCTAGCGGGCCTGATCGCACTGCCGGCCGCCTGGGCGCAGGAGTGGAGCGATGCTCCACCTCCGCCGGAAATAGCAGCCGACGCCCCGCCGCCGGTCCTCGACGAGCGTGCCCGGCAGCTGCAGCGGCTGGAGGAGGCCGATATCACGCTGATCGAGCGGCGCGACGGGCTGATTCGGGAATACCGGTTCGGCGGGCGCCTGTTCATGGTGGAAGTGATCCCCCGCTATGGGCGACCCTACTACCTGCTCGACACCACCGGGGACGGCATGCTCGATACCCGCCGGCCCGGCCTGGGCCCTGACTTCGTGCCGCCGCAATGGATCCTGTTCGCGTGGTGA